One part of the Leclercia sp. LSNIH1 genome encodes these proteins:
- the gltD gene encoding glutamate synthase subunit GltD: MSQNVYQFIDLQRVDPPKKPLKIRKIEFVEIYEPFSEGQAKAQADRCLSCGNPYCEWKCPVHNYIPNWLKLANEGRIFEAAELSHQTNTLPEVCGRVCPQDRLCEGSCTLNDEFGAVTIGNIERYINDKAFEMGWRPDMTGVRQTDKRVAIIGAGPAGLACADVLTRNGVKAVVFDRHPEIGGLLTFGIPAFKLEKEVMTRRREIFTGMGIEFKLNTEVGRDVMLDDLLKDYDAVFLGVGTYQSMRGGLENEEAPGVYDALPFLIANTKQLMGYGETADEPFVSMEGKRVVVLGGGDTAMDCVRTSIRQNAAHVICAYRRDEENMPGSKREVKNAREEGVEFQFNIQPLGIEVNANGRVSGVKMARTEMGAPDAKGRRRAEIVAGSEFVIPADAVVMAFGFRPHSMEWLAKHSVELDSQGRIIAPEGSDNAFQTSNPKIFAGGDIVRGSDLVVTAIAEGRKAADGIMNYLEV, from the coding sequence ATGAGCCAGAATGTTTACCAGTTTATCGACCTGCAGCGTGTGGATCCGCCGAAGAAGCCGCTGAAGATCCGTAAAATTGAATTTGTTGAAATTTATGAGCCGTTTTCCGAAGGCCAGGCCAAAGCACAGGCAGACCGTTGCCTCTCCTGCGGCAACCCGTACTGCGAATGGAAATGTCCGGTGCATAACTACATCCCGAACTGGCTGAAGCTGGCTAACGAAGGACGTATTTTTGAGGCCGCCGAGCTCTCTCACCAGACCAACACCCTGCCGGAAGTGTGCGGCCGCGTGTGTCCGCAGGACCGTCTGTGTGAAGGCTCCTGCACCCTGAACGACGAGTTCGGCGCGGTGACCATCGGCAATATTGAACGCTATATCAACGATAAAGCGTTTGAGATGGGCTGGCGCCCGGACATGACCGGCGTGCGTCAGACGGATAAACGCGTGGCGATCATCGGTGCCGGTCCGGCAGGCCTGGCCTGTGCCGACGTGCTGACCCGCAACGGCGTGAAGGCGGTGGTGTTTGACCGTCATCCGGAGATCGGCGGTCTGCTGACCTTCGGCATCCCGGCCTTCAAGCTGGAAAAAGAGGTGATGACCCGCCGCCGTGAAATCTTCACCGGCATGGGCATTGAGTTCAAACTCAACACCGAAGTGGGCCGCGACGTGATGCTCGACGATCTGCTGAAAGATTACGACGCCGTATTCCTGGGCGTGGGTACCTATCAGTCGATGCGTGGCGGGCTGGAGAACGAAGAGGCGCCGGGCGTATACGACGCGCTGCCGTTCCTGATTGCCAACACCAAGCAGCTGATGGGCTATGGCGAAACCGCCGACGAGCCGTTTGTGAGTATGGAAGGCAAACGCGTAGTGGTGCTGGGCGGGGGCGATACCGCGATGGACTGCGTGCGGACCTCCATTCGTCAGAATGCGGCACACGTAATCTGCGCATACCGTCGTGACGAAGAGAACATGCCGGGCTCAAAACGCGAAGTGAAAAACGCGCGTGAAGAGGGCGTGGAATTCCAGTTCAACATCCAGCCTCTGGGTATTGAAGTGAATGCCAACGGCAGAGTGAGCGGCGTGAAGATGGCGCGTACCGAGATGGGAGCCCCGGATGCCAAAGGCCGTCGCCGCGCCGAGATTGTGGCTGGTTCGGAGTTTGTGATCCCGGCTGACGCGGTCGTCATGGCGTTCGGTTTCCGCCCTCACAGCATGGAGTGGCTGGCGAAGCACAGCGTCGAGCTGGATTCACAGGGCCGCATCATCGCCCCGGAAGGCAGCGACAACGCGTTCCAGACCAGCAACCCGAAAATCTTCGCCGGTGGCGATATCGTTCGCGGTTCAGACCTGGTGGTGACCGCCATTGCCGAAGGCCGTAAAGCAGCTGACGGCATCATGAACTACCTCGAAGTGTGA
- a CDS encoding DUF1120 domain-containing protein, which translates to MMRGFCLLIAAFMAVPVMASDTVSIDFELTADAAACTPVLSNNGVVDFNSRSAGSLTRNAFTQLGTRDLVLSITCESSTAVAITARDTRATSVVWGRDNQGQEGPRFQINGGQYVSDPSRLFGLGMTAENKPIGSYAVQIDAMNVIASDGDRSVAVEVAGAVNPKGTWEKSDLLPLPTKQDYFYTLVQKGTLAPQPISTATIPLQVSATVANALGSSQTIKLDGEAVISLVYL; encoded by the coding sequence ATGATGCGTGGTTTTTGCCTGCTAATTGCGGCCTTCATGGCGGTGCCTGTCATGGCGAGTGACACCGTCAGTATTGATTTTGAGCTTACCGCCGATGCCGCTGCCTGCACGCCCGTCCTGAGCAATAATGGCGTTGTGGACTTCAATTCGCGCAGCGCCGGGAGCTTAACCCGCAACGCTTTTACACAGCTGGGAACGCGGGATCTGGTTTTGAGCATCACCTGTGAATCGTCCACGGCGGTAGCCATCACCGCGCGGGATACGCGGGCCACTTCGGTCGTCTGGGGCAGGGATAATCAAGGCCAGGAAGGGCCACGTTTTCAGATTAACGGCGGTCAGTATGTCAGTGATCCATCACGGCTGTTTGGCCTGGGCATGACGGCGGAAAACAAGCCCATCGGCAGTTATGCCGTGCAGATTGATGCCATGAATGTCATCGCATCAGATGGCGATCGCAGCGTGGCGGTGGAGGTTGCCGGTGCGGTAAATCCGAAAGGAACCTGGGAAAAAAGTGACCTGCTGCCGTTGCCAACAAAGCAGGATTATTTTTATACCCTGGTGCAAAAAGGCACGCTGGCTCCGCAACCCATCAGCACAGCCACGATACCGTTGCAGGTTAGCGCCACGGTGGCGAACGCGTTAGGAAGTAGCCAGACGATTAAGCTGGATGGTGAAGCCGTTATCAGCCTTGTTTACTTGTAA